The following proteins come from a genomic window of Nostoc sp. TCL26-01:
- a CDS encoding Mo-dependent nitrogenase C-terminal domain-containing protein, whose product MSSTHTHPHPNFHPPNYKKPGAFDVLSPLRRLVENVPVKHNRFAHIICQVIPCCCPFERNISLFGKSIHIPALCKLNPLYDDFVGLRFRALAYLADECGEDVTKYIC is encoded by the coding sequence ATGTCATCAACTCACACTCACCCTCATCCTAATTTCCATCCACCCAACTATAAGAAACCTGGCGCTTTTGATGTTCTTAGTCCTTTGCGTCGGTTAGTGGAAAATGTTCCCGTTAAACATAATCGTTTCGCTCATATCATCTGTCAAGTAATCCCTTGCTGTTGTCCTTTTGAGCGAAATATTAGTTTATTTGGGAAGTCTATCCATATTCCCGCTTTGTGTAAACTCAATCCGCTTTATGACGATTTTGTCGGGTTGCGTTTTCGCGCTTTAGCTTATTTAGCTGATGAATGTGGAGAGGATGTAACGAAGTACATTTGCTAG